The Nitrospinota bacterium region GTCGTGGTCGGCCCGAAAAATCTTCCAAAGTTAGCCAAGGCCATTGGCAAAGGCTGGGGAGAATTTCAGACCACATTCGGTAGCCTCAAGCAGGAAGTCATGGACGAGACAGAGGGCTTGAAACAAAGCATCAATATGGACGCCCTGGAGCAGGATGTGACCAGCGCCACCAAAGTCGATGTTGATGTCAACCTCGACCTTGACACAAAAGATTTCCAGGTCAACCGGGACAAGCTCTGAAAACTCTCAACCTGGCACGAACCGGTAGCCCGCATGCGAGAGGTTACTAACTCATGAACGACGCCGCAGTCGTTTCTATTGCGTCTGCCTTCAGCGCATGATCAGCTCCGTCTCCTTTCATCCATTTATATCTCATTTTCCCCCATCGTTGTTTGTGGCGGGCCTGGCTTTGTTATTCCTTGCCTGGAAAAAAGAACAACCGATATTCAAGGCGGCCGGGTCATTCAATTGGAGTCTGGGGTTGCTGGCGGTGGTTATGGCTGATTTTTCGGGAATGCTTTCCGCTGACCTGGGGTTGAAATCGACCGTCGAAATTGAAGGGCATCAAGGCTACGCCTTCCTGTTCACCGTCCTTTACGGCTTTTGTGTGGGCTATTCTTATACCAAACCCTTCTCCCGCACGGCTTTCATTTTATACGGTTCGGGCCTCCTGGCAATGGGGGCCTCGCTGTATTCCGGGTATCTTCTGGTTTTTTAGGGAATCCCTTTGAGGGTGGAGACACCAAAGCGATGCACCATCTCGCCGCCAAAATATCCGGTTGCCAGAACACTCACCAGTCCCAAACCCAGAAAGACATAATACCCGCCCCGCAACCAACCCCTGCCAAACCGGGAGATCAACAACGCCGCGAGAAAGAAGACCAACGTCGCAAACACGCTGAGGATATGGTTGCCCAGAAATGCTTCGAATTTTTTCGTGTCCTCTAAACCGAGCATCCCCAGAAAACCCACGCCCGTGACCGGAAGCGCACACCAGAACCCGAGGCGAACATTGAACCTGCCCGCCACCCGCACCGCTTCTTCTTTGCCCACCTTGCCATAGATTTCAAACAAAGCGCCACTGACCAGTAAACCGACGGGAAAGTGAACGATTAAGGGATGCAGTTTGGCAAAAAACATTCTGTTATCCGAAAATTAATTTCTTCATTTTCGGAGCTTGCTCTTTCTGCGATTCAACTCCGCCAGAATCACGCCTGTCGCGACAGATACATTAAGAGATTGCATGGCTCCCTGCCCCGGTATTTTTACCAGAAGATCGCAACGTTTTTTGACTTTTTCCGAGAGGCCATCCTTTTCGCTCCCCACAACCACCACACAGGGAAAAGTAATCTTTGCATCGTAGATAGAATGCTCGGCATCCATGTCCGCGCCCAGGACACAAACATCATTTTTTTTAAAATCCCGCAACGCCGAAGCCAGATCCGAACTTTGATGCACCGGAACCGTTTCCAGGGCGCCCTCAGCCATCCTGGCGGCAGACGACGTGACCAGAGCCTGATCTTCGTGGGAGCCTATGATCATTCCCGCCACGCCAAAAAAAGCGCAGGATCGTAAAATAGCGCCCAGATTGTGCGTGTCCCCCACCCGGTCCAGAGCCACTATCACACTGTTCGGCGGCAGGGAGTTGCGGATCAAACCATGCACCGGTTGCATGGTTTTGGGACGAACCACCATCACCGCACCCTCATGATGGGTGCTGGCCGCCACTTTATTCAAGGATTCCGTGTCAAGCTCCCGGTAGGGAAGCTTATGTTGTTGGCACCAGCGTTTCACAGCCGCCAGTCGTGGCGAACGCTCTTTGCTGAAAAATACCCGCCGGATATCGTCCGGCCGGTTTTCAAAGGCCGCGAGGCAGGCGTTCCAGCCATAAATCGTGAATTCCCGCTCGCGGGGCCGTCCAGGGCTGGTTTTCGGGGCGGGAGTTTCTTTTCTATTATCGGTTCGTTTTAGCAAAAAAAATTTTCCGGCCACGGAGTGATTCAAAACACCGCAACCTGTCTGGTCATATTCATCAATGGATCGTTCATCACATCCAACCGCTTGGACCGAAACTCAACCCATCTATTAATGGAACTTTTTTATAATAACAAAATAATCCCCCTAACTCCAATGGAATGGAAGTCGTCGGCTTACAGTTGCCTGCAAGTATTGCCATGAAATCCGCACAAATAAACGAAGCGAATGGGTGAAAATCCGCCAGTTTTGGTTCCCCGGTTTGACCGGACCAATAGAAAGCCCCCAATTCACAGAGCATTTCATAAGCCTGTAAGAGGTTTTCTGTTTGGCAAGTATTTTGCTTTATATTTTCATATGAAAATTTTAGTCGTCGATGATAGTTCCACATTTAGAAAAATAGCCTGCGAGGAATTGAAAAAAGGGGGCTTTGAAGTTTTGGAAGCCAAAGATGGTCTGGAGGCTTTGGATGTCATCCGTGCCATGCCCGTTGACATGGTGACTCTGGATGTCGAAATGCCAAACCTCAATGGCTACGAAACCTGCAAACAACTCCGTTCCGATGAGTTTTCCGCCCTCATCCCCAGAAAAGACGCCTCCGTACTGCCGGTCATATTTATTACCAGCAACGACACCTTGCAGGAACGGGAAAAAGGATTTCACGCCGGAGCCGGGGATTTTATCACCAAACCGTTTTTACCGGGAGAACTGCTGAGTTCTATCAATAGAATTCTCAAACCGGAAAACCGCTTTAAGGGCCTCAACGCGTTGGTCGTTGATGACAGTTCGACCACCCGTCATATTGTCAAGCAAAGCCTCCACAAACAGGGAATGACGGTTTTTGAAGCCGAAAATGGTCAGGAAGCTTTGGATCTTCTCGCTTCCAAATTAAATGAAATCGATATCATCATCACCGACTTTTTCATGCCGGTGATGGATGGGAAAGAATTGTGTCGGCAGGTGAGAACCCAATTGAACCAGAAAGAAATTCCCATCCTTTTCCTGAGCACACTTTCGGAACAATCCTACATACTGGAATTGTTCAAAGCCGGTGCCTCCGATTACCTGATCAAACCTTTTACGCAGGAAGAACTGCTGGCCCGAATGCAGGTTCATCTCAACAATCGCCTTCTGAACAAAGAGCTCACCGGCAAAGTTCTGGAGCTGAAAAGATTGAGCCAGATGAAGGACAAGTTTCTGGCCATCTGTTCCCATGATTTGCGCTCTCCCTTGAACAGTATTTTAGGCTTCACTCAACTATTGATGACCTCATCCTTGACGGATGAAGAAAAAAATGAGTCTCTGGACATCATCCAGTCTTCGGGCAATTTTTTGCTTTCACTGATCGACGATATTCTGGATTTGGGGCGCTTGCAATCCGCAACGGACGACCTGGAAATGGAACCGCTCTCGGTTCTCAGGGTCATTGAAACCTGCATACAGTCTTTCAATCAAATGTTTTCCATAAAAAACATCGACAGTCAGATAAAAAGCGAAATCTCCGCTGAGGTAAAAGTAGATGGCAATGAAAATGCACTGATTCGCGTTTTTAACAATCTATTGTCCAACGCCATCAAATTCACCCCCAAAGCCGG contains the following coding sequences:
- a CDS encoding twin-arginine translocase TatA/TatE family subunit: MFDIGFFELMIIMAIAVVVVGPKNLPKLAKAIGKGWGEFQTTFGSLKQEVMDETEGLKQSINMDALEQDVTSATKVDVDVNLDLDTKDFQVNRDKL
- the rlmB gene encoding 23S rRNA (guanosine(2251)-2'-O)-methyltransferase RlmB is translated as MLKRTDNRKETPAPKTSPGRPREREFTIYGWNACLAAFENRPDDIRRVFFSKERSPRLAAVKRWCQQHKLPYRELDTESLNKVAASTHHEGAVMVVRPKTMQPVHGLIRNSLPPNSVIVALDRVGDTHNLGAILRSCAFFGVAGMIIGSHEDQALVTSSAARMAEGALETVPVHQSSDLASALRDFKKNDVCVLGADMDAEHSIYDAKITFPCVVVVGSEKDGLSEKVKKRCDLLVKIPGQGAMQSLNVSVATGVILAELNRRKSKLRK
- a CDS encoding response regulator, giving the protein MKILVVDDSSTFRKIACEELKKGGFEVLEAKDGLEALDVIRAMPVDMVTLDVEMPNLNGYETCKQLRSDEFSALIPRKDASVLPVIFITSNDTLQEREKGFHAGAGDFITKPFLPGELLSSINRILKPENRFKGLNALVVDDSSTTRHIVKQSLHKQGMTVFEAENGQEALDLLASKLNEIDIIITDFFMPVMDGKELCRQVRTQLNQKEIPILFLSTLSEQSYILELFKAGASDYLIKPFTQEELLARMQVHLNNRLLNKELTGKVLELKRLSQMKDKFLAICSHDLRSPLNSILGFTQLLMTSSLTDEEKNESLDIIQSSGNFLLSLIDDILDLGRLQSATDDLEMEPLSVLRVIETCIQSFNQMFSIKNIDSQIKSEISAEVKVDGNENALIRVFNNLLSNAIKFTPKAGSIEVWVELYGEKQVALSIIDSGIGIPQEKIPYLFDMFSKTSQSGTEGEKGTGLGLSITKQIVEKHQGKIEVVSEEGKGSTFKILLPTISNGNGHSKPHP